A region from the Arvicola amphibius chromosome 12, mArvAmp1.2, whole genome shotgun sequence genome encodes:
- the Snurf gene encoding SNRPN upstream reading frame protein: MERGRDRLHLRRTTEQHVPELEVQVKRRRTASLSNQECHLYPRAPQQQQVPVVDFQAELRQAFLAETPRGG, encoded by the exons ATGGAGCGAGGAAG ggATCGCTTACACCTGAGAAGAACTACTGAACAGCACGTGCCAGAGTTGGAAGTCCAGGTCAAGCGTCGAAGGACAGCCTCACTGAGCAATCAGGA GTGCCACCTGTACCCACGCGCTCCGCAGCAGCAGCAGGTTCCTGTGGTGGATTTCCAGGCCGAACTGAGACAGGCGTTCTTGGCTGAGACACCAAGAGGTGGTTAA